One Mycteria americana isolate JAX WOST 10 ecotype Jacksonville Zoo and Gardens unplaced genomic scaffold, USCA_MyAme_1.0 Scaffold_39, whole genome shotgun sequence genomic window carries:
- the LOC142403548 gene encoding olfactory receptor 14A16-like, whose translation MSNSSSITKFLLLAFADTRELQLLHFWLFLGIYLAALLGNGLIIMTVACDHHLHTPMYFFLLNLSLLDMGSISTTVPKAMANSLWDTRAISYTGCVAQVFFFFLFMSAEYFLLTVMAYDRYIAICKPLHYETLVGSRACVHMAAAAWGSGFLYAVLHTANTFSIPLCQGNALAQFFCEVPQILKLSCSETYLREAGLLVASLCFAFGCFVFIVLSYVQILRAVLKIPSEQGRHKAFSTCLPHLAIVSLFISSGMVAYLKPPSISSPSLDLVVSVLYSVVPAAVNPLIYSMRNKELKDALWKLTQWP comes from the coding sequence atgtccaacagcagctccataaCCAAGTTTCTCCTCCTGGCATtcgcagacacacgggagctgcagctcttgcacttctggctcttcctgggcatctacctggctgccctcctgggcaacggcctcatcatcatgaccgtagcctgtgaccaccacctccacacccccatgtacttcttccttctgaacctctccctccttgacatgggctccatctccaccactgtccccaaagccatggccaattccctgtgggacaccagggccatctcctacacaggatgtgtggcccaagtctttttctttttcttgtttatgtcagctgagtattttcttctcactgtcatggcctacgaccgctacattgccatctgcaaacccctgcactatgagaccctcgtgggcagcagagcttgtgtccacatggcagcagctgcctggggcagtgggtttctctatgctgtgctgcacactgccaatacattttcaataccactctgccaaggcaatgccctggcccagttcttctgtgaagtcccccagatcctcaagctctcctgctcagaaaCCTACCTCAGGGAGGCTGGGCTTCTTGTGGCTAGCctctgttttgcatttggttgttttgtgttcattgtgctgtcctatgtgcagatcttgaGGGCCGTGCtcaagatcccctctgagcagggacggcacaaagccttttccacatgcctccctcacctggccatAGTCTCTCTGTTTATCAGCAGTggcatggttgcctacctgaagcccccctccatctcctccccatccctggacctggtggtgtcagttctgtactcagtggtgcctgcagcagtcaaccccctcatctacagcatgaggaacaaggagctcaaggatgccctatgGAAACTCACCCAATGGCCGTAG